A stretch of Desulfitobacterium dichloroeliminans LMG P-21439 DNA encodes these proteins:
- the rpsJ gene encoding 30S ribosomal protein S10 — translation MSSQKIRIRLKAFDHKILDQSAEKIVETAKRTGARVSGPIPLPTDKSIYTILRSPHVNKDSREQFEMRTHKRLIDILEPTSKTVDALMRLDLPAGVDIEIKT, via the coding sequence ATGAGTAGTCAAAAAATTCGTATCCGTCTTAAAGCGTTCGATCATAAGATTCTAGATCAATCCGCTGAGAAGATTGTTGAAACGGCCAAGAGAACTGGCGCCCGTGTCAGTGGACCTATTCCCCTTCCCACTGATAAAAGCATTTATACCATTCTTCGTTCTCCCCACGTCAATAAGGATTCTCGTGAACAGTTTGAAATGCGGACTCATAAACGTCTGATCGATATTCTCGAGCCTACTTCTAAGACTGTTGATGCTTTAATGCGTCTTGATCTGCCTGCGGGCGTTGATATCGAGATTAAAACCTGA
- the tuf gene encoding elongation factor Tu produces MGHVDHGKTTTTAAITSVLSKAGGAVAQAFDQIDKAPEERERGITISTSHVEYETANRHYAHVDCPGHADYVKNMITGAAQMDGAILVVSAADGPMPQTREHILLARQVGVPYIVVWLNKADMVDDPELMELVEMEIRELLSEYEFPGDDIPIVPGSGLKALQCGCGQRDCEWCGKIWNLMDAVDSYIPNPERATDKPFLMPVEDVFTITGRGTVATGRVERGVIKVGDEVEIVGLTEAPRKSVCTGVEMFRKLLDQAQAGDNIGALLRGVDRKDIERGQVLAKPGSIKPHTKFTGEVFILSKEEGGRHTPFFNNYRPQFYFRTTDVTGVVTLPEGTEMVMPGDRVTISCELITPIAMEEGLRFAIREGGRTVGAGVVVSIVE; encoded by the coding sequence ATCGGTCACGTTGACCATGGTAAAACCACCACTACCGCCGCAATCACCTCTGTTCTTTCCAAAGCTGGCGGCGCAGTTGCTCAAGCCTTCGATCAAATCGACAAGGCTCCTGAAGAAAGAGAACGTGGTATCACCATCTCTACTTCTCACGTTGAGTATGAAACTGCTAATCGTCACTATGCACACGTTGACTGCCCAGGCCACGCCGACTATGTTAAAAACATGATCACTGGTGCTGCGCAAATGGACGGAGCTATCCTCGTAGTGTCTGCTGCTGATGGCCCTATGCCACAAACTCGTGAGCACATCCTGCTTGCTCGTCAAGTAGGTGTTCCTTATATCGTTGTATGGCTTAATAAAGCTGACATGGTTGATGATCCGGAACTTATGGAACTCGTTGAAATGGAAATTCGTGAACTCCTTAGTGAGTATGAATTCCCTGGCGACGATATCCCCATCGTTCCTGGTTCAGGCCTCAAAGCTCTCCAATGCGGTTGCGGACAACGCGATTGCGAATGGTGTGGTAAGATCTGGAACCTCATGGATGCTGTTGATTCCTATATTCCTAATCCAGAACGTGCTACTGACAAGCCTTTCCTCATGCCCGTAGAGGACGTGTTCACGATTACCGGTCGTGGAACGGTTGCTACTGGTCGTGTAGAGCGCGGAGTTATTAAAGTCGGTGACGAAGTTGAAATCGTTGGTTTGACTGAAGCTCCTCGTAAGAGCGTTTGTACTGGTGTTGAAATGTTCCGTAAGCTTCTTGACCAAGCTCAAGCTGGGGACAACATAGGAGCTCTTCTTCGTGGTGTGGATCGTAAAGATATCGAACGCGGTCAAGTACTTGCTAAACCCGGTTCTATCAAACCTCACACCAAATTTACTGGCGAGGTATTCATCCTCAGTAAAGAAGAAGGTGGACGTCATACTCCATTCTTCAACAACTATCGCCCACAATTCTATTTTCGTACAACCGACGTTACCGGCGTTGTAACCCTTCCTGAAGGAACTGAAATGGTTATGCCTGGTGACCGTGTGACTATCTCTTGCGAACTGATCACTCCCATCGCTATGGAAGAAGGACTTCGCTTCGCTATCCGCGAAGGTGGACGTACCGTTGGTGCTGGAGTTGTAGTAAGCATCGTCGAATAG
- the fusA gene encoding elongation factor G — MARQVPLERTRNIGIMAHIDAGKTTTTERILFYTGRVHKIGEVHDGAATMDWMVQEQERGITITSAATTAHWKNHRINIIDTPGHVDFTVEVERSLRVLDGAVAVFCSVGGVEPQSETVWRQADKYGVPRMAYINKMDRMGADFFRGVKMIADRLGANPVPIQIPIGAEDKFKGIIDLVTMKAMIYTDDLGTTSDVADIPGDLVDKANEYREILLEAVADTDEVLMMKYLEGEELTEQEVRTGIRKGTLGLKFIPVVCGSSFKNKGVQPLLDAVVDYMPSPLDVPAIKGVHPETGEPDERHSNDAEPFSALAFKIMADPYVGKLAFFRVYSGVLGSGSYVYNSTKGKRERIGRILQMHANHREEIAEVYAGDIAAAVGLKDTSTGDTLCDDKSPIILESMTFPDPVINVAIEPKTKQDQEKMGTALARLAEEDPTFRMHTDQDSGQTIIEGMGELHLEIIVDRLQREFKVECNVGRPQVAYKETIRRAVKAEGKFVRQSGGRGQYGHCWVEFEPMEQGTGFEFVNKIVGGVIPKEYIAPIGQGIEEALQNGIQAGYPVMDIRATVYDGSYHDVDSSEMAFKIAGSMAFKAGAAKADPAIIEPVMKVEVTVPEEYMGDVIGDINSRRGRIEGMEATGNAQIVRGFVPLSEMFGYATDLRSKTQGRGVYVMMFDHYEEVPKNIAEGIVAKRAGA; from the coding sequence GTGGCAAGGCAAGTACCATTAGAAAGAACCCGGAATATCGGGATTATGGCCCATATTGACGCGGGCAAAACAACCACGACTGAGCGCATATTGTTCTATACTGGACGTGTGCATAAGATTGGGGAAGTTCATGATGGCGCAGCAACCATGGACTGGATGGTTCAAGAACAGGAGCGTGGGATTACCATTACTTCTGCGGCGACCACTGCCCATTGGAAAAATCATCGCATTAACATCATTGATACACCAGGGCACGTGGACTTCACAGTAGAGGTAGAACGTTCGCTGCGTGTACTCGACGGTGCTGTGGCAGTATTCTGTTCTGTCGGCGGTGTTGAGCCTCAATCTGAAACGGTTTGGCGCCAAGCGGATAAATACGGAGTACCCCGTATGGCGTATATCAACAAAATGGACCGTATGGGTGCAGATTTCTTCCGGGGAGTAAAAATGATTGCTGACCGGTTAGGTGCTAACCCAGTTCCGATTCAAATTCCGATTGGTGCAGAGGATAAATTCAAAGGAATTATTGATCTCGTAACCATGAAGGCTATGATTTATACGGACGATTTAGGCACCACCAGTGACGTTGCCGATATCCCCGGAGACTTAGTCGACAAAGCCAACGAATATCGTGAGATACTCCTTGAAGCAGTTGCTGATACGGATGAAGTGCTCATGATGAAATATCTCGAAGGTGAAGAACTGACAGAACAAGAGGTTCGGACTGGAATCCGTAAAGGAACCCTCGGATTAAAGTTCATCCCTGTGGTCTGTGGGTCTTCATTCAAGAACAAAGGGGTACAACCGCTGCTTGATGCGGTTGTAGACTACATGCCATCCCCTCTTGATGTGCCTGCTATTAAAGGGGTACATCCAGAGACCGGCGAGCCTGATGAGCGTCACTCCAATGATGCGGAACCATTCTCAGCCTTGGCCTTTAAGATTATGGCTGACCCTTACGTGGGCAAATTGGCATTTTTCCGGGTATACTCGGGAGTCCTGGGTTCAGGATCCTATGTTTATAATTCAACCAAGGGTAAGAGAGAGAGAATCGGTCGGATTCTCCAAATGCATGCGAATCATCGGGAAGAAATTGCCGAGGTTTATGCGGGAGATATTGCGGCAGCAGTCGGCTTAAAAGATACCAGCACAGGGGATACCCTCTGTGATGATAAATCTCCGATTATTCTTGAATCTATGACTTTCCCTGATCCTGTTATCAACGTGGCTATTGAGCCTAAGACGAAACAAGACCAGGAGAAGATGGGTACAGCTCTAGCTCGTTTGGCTGAAGAGGATCCTACCTTCAGAATGCATACCGACCAAGATAGCGGACAAACGATCATCGAAGGAATGGGTGAGCTTCACCTTGAGATCATCGTGGATCGTTTGCAACGTGAATTCAAAGTCGAGTGCAATGTGGGACGTCCTCAAGTTGCTTATAAAGAAACGATTCGTCGTGCTGTTAAAGCCGAAGGTAAATTCGTACGTCAATCCGGTGGACGTGGACAATACGGACACTGCTGGGTTGAGTTCGAACCTATGGAGCAAGGCACAGGTTTCGAATTCGTTAATAAGATTGTGGGTGGCGTAATTCCGAAGGAATACATTGCCCCAATCGGACAAGGGATCGAAGAAGCTCTGCAGAACGGTATCCAAGCGGGCTACCCTGTTATGGATATCCGAGCTACAGTCTATGACGGTTCCTACCATGATGTCGACTCCTCCGAAATGGCGTTTAAGATTGCTGGATCCATGGCCTTCAAAGCTGGAGCAGCCAAAGCAGATCCTGCAATTATCGAACCAGTCATGAAGGTTGAAGTCACGGTGCCTGAAGAGTATATGGGTGATGTCATCGGCGATATTAACTCTCGCCGCGGACGGATTGAAGGAATGGAAGCTACAGGAAACGCTCAAATCGTGCGTGGATTCGTCCCGCTTTCAGAGATGTTTGGCTATGCCACCGACCTTCGCTCCAAGACTCAAGGCCGTGGAGTTTACGTCATGATGTTCGACCACTACGAAGAAGTGCCCAAGAATATCGCAGAAGGCATTGTTGCTAAACGCGCTGGCGCTTAA